In Acidimicrobiales bacterium, a genomic segment contains:
- a CDS encoding PhnD/SsuA/transferrin family substrate-binding protein — translation MTPFVLGAVAYDPKVVTIWEGFKDWFTGQGFAFDYVLFSNYEAQAEAHLAGHVDVTWDSPLAWVRTRRLAEAAGRTARAVAMRDSDQDLRSSILVRDAGGITAPAQLAARTVATGASDSPQATLLPLAHLAGLGLAPGDDFTVRRFDVMVGKHGDHVGGERDAVKALVAGEVDAACVIDGNDLLFAREGTVEAGAVRVLARTATYDHCTMTVLDDAPEATVDRFVALLSAMSYDDPAVRPLLQLEGLKEWRPGRTSGYDLLEAAVDTFGFYGADGTLPG, via the coding sequence ATGACGCCGTTCGTGCTCGGGGCCGTCGCGTACGACCCCAAGGTCGTCACGATCTGGGAGGGGTTCAAGGACTGGTTCACCGGCCAGGGCTTCGCGTTCGACTACGTCCTGTTCTCCAACTACGAGGCTCAGGCCGAGGCCCATCTGGCCGGCCACGTCGACGTGACCTGGGACTCGCCGCTCGCGTGGGTGCGCACCCGTCGCCTGGCGGAGGCCGCAGGGCGCACCGCCCGGGCCGTCGCGATGCGCGACAGCGACCAGGACCTCCGGTCGTCGATCCTCGTCCGCGACGCCGGCGGCATCACTGCACCGGCCCAGCTCGCCGCCCGCACCGTGGCGACCGGCGCGTCCGACTCACCGCAGGCGACGCTCCTGCCCCTCGCGCACCTGGCGGGCCTCGGACTGGCACCGGGCGACGACTTCACCGTCCGTCGCTTCGACGTGATGGTCGGCAAGCACGGCGACCACGTCGGCGGTGAGCGCGACGCGGTGAAGGCGCTCGTCGCCGGCGAGGTCGACGCCGCGTGCGTGATCGACGGCAACGACCTGCTGTTCGCCAGGGAGGGCACCGTCGAGGCCGGGGCAGTGCGGGTCCTCGCCCGAACCGCCACCTACGACCACTGCACGATGACCGTGCTCGACGACGCACCCGAGGCCACCGTCGACCGGTTCGTCGCGCTGCTGTCCGCCATGTCGTACGACGATCCGGCCGTGCGACCGCTGCTCCAGCTGGAGGGGTTGAAGGAGTGGCGGCCCGGTCGCACGTCGGGCTACGACCTGCTCGAGGCGGCCGTCGACACCTTCGGCTTCTACGGCGCCGACGGCACCCTCCCCGGGTGA
- a CDS encoding ferritin-like domain-containing protein has translation MIVELGDLGFDEGAHVLVKLALSADEIEVRGSHPDLLGQLASWCRQQGHRVRDGRFVTRGRFAGAAWVGAERAGAGAGAAPDDHPQPGWGLAARGAMVEPGGPAPSFSLADGRTLWSERAHALYGQAAAGQWDPAQAIDWDAPLDHGADVEAAVVQVMTFLVENEEAALVVPARFLGQVHPHFREIQQILAATVADEARHIEVFTRRALMTGAPLALSGAAGRTSLQTLLDEPDYATASFLLSVMGEGTFVSLLGFLERHAPDALTRRIAHLTRQDEARHVAFSMGHLERHASLEPDLRPRLARAVERRHHALRSTAGLNDEVFDSLVLLAAGEATPAAIARGWAAVQDLQRDMDENRRARLNRLGFTPGESEALSSLHTRNFM, from the coding sequence GTGATCGTCGAGCTGGGCGACCTCGGCTTCGACGAGGGCGCCCACGTCCTCGTGAAGCTGGCGCTCTCCGCCGACGAGATCGAGGTCCGCGGGTCGCATCCCGACCTCCTCGGTCAGCTGGCCAGTTGGTGCCGGCAGCAGGGCCACCGCGTGCGGGACGGTCGCTTCGTCACCCGCGGCCGGTTCGCCGGCGCGGCGTGGGTCGGTGCGGAGCGCGCCGGTGCCGGTGCCGGCGCCGCGCCCGACGACCACCCCCAGCCCGGGTGGGGTCTCGCGGCTCGCGGCGCGATGGTCGAGCCGGGAGGACCGGCGCCCTCGTTCTCCCTCGCCGATGGCCGCACGCTCTGGTCCGAGCGCGCCCACGCGCTGTACGGCCAGGCGGCCGCCGGCCAGTGGGACCCGGCGCAGGCGATCGACTGGGACGCACCCCTCGACCACGGCGCCGACGTCGAGGCCGCGGTGGTCCAGGTCATGACGTTCCTCGTCGAGAACGAGGAGGCCGCCCTCGTCGTCCCCGCCCGGTTCCTCGGCCAGGTGCACCCGCACTTCCGCGAGATCCAGCAGATCCTCGCCGCCACCGTGGCGGACGAGGCGCGCCACATCGAGGTCTTCACCCGGCGCGCCCTCATGACCGGAGCCCCGCTGGCGCTCTCCGGGGCGGCGGGTCGCACCTCGCTCCAGACCCTGCTGGACGAGCCCGACTACGCCACGGCGTCGTTCCTCCTGTCGGTGATGGGCGAGGGGACGTTCGTGTCGTTGCTCGGCTTCCTCGAGCGCCACGCACCCGACGCGCTGACGAGGCGGATCGCCCACCTCACCCGGCAGGACGAAGCGCGCCACGTCGCCTTCTCGATGGGCCACCTCGAACGCCATGCCAGCCTCGAGCCCGACCTCCGACCCCGGCTGGCCCGAGCGGTCGAACGTCGCCACCACGCGCTGCGCAGCACCGCCGGGCTGAACGACGAGGTGTTCGACTCCCTCGTGCTCCTCGCGGCCGGAGAGGCGACGCCGGCCGCCATCGCCCGCGGCTGGGCGGCGGTCCAGGACCTGCAGCGCGACATGGACGAGAACCGCCGCGCGCGGCTCAACCGGCTGGGCTTCACGCCGGGCGAATCGGAGGCGCTCTCCTCCCTCCACACCCGCAACTTCATGTGA
- a CDS encoding lipase family protein — translation MADVRAVVAAVLTVSVLASACNGSEDGGSEPEPESEQEATEPELFEGGDFYAVPDPLPEGEPGDLVRYEVVDDGAGGDFAIWRIMYLSESLQGDPIAVTGSALVPTAPAPAEGRNAVAVAHGTTGISDVCAPSRDPYESLDLGMISGSPFPVLAFSDYEGLGTPGRHPYLVGESEGRGTLDSLKAARQLPDAEVGDRYGIWGYSQGGHAAMFAHQLAEEWGPDDMDLVGTVAGAPATEMPMIFQSAGSQPGSGFFYMIIAGFEAAYPEADPSLILTPAGVEILDAVDRGCTGGGIFAAAASRPTSELLQAGYVEANPWPELMEANNPGTVATDDPLLILHSAADEIVLATFSELTFERLCELGQVVERRVYEQGDGHNAASVDAALDGFAWLDSLFKGDVEPVDGCP, via the coding sequence GTGGCGGACGTGCGTGCGGTGGTTGCCGCCGTCCTGACCGTCTCCGTGCTGGCCTCGGCCTGCAACGGGTCGGAGGACGGAGGGTCGGAGCCGGAGCCCGAGTCGGAGCAGGAGGCGACGGAGCCGGAGCTGTTCGAGGGCGGCGACTTCTATGCCGTGCCCGATCCGTTGCCCGAGGGCGAGCCGGGTGACCTCGTCCGCTACGAGGTGGTCGACGACGGGGCCGGTGGCGACTTCGCCATCTGGCGGATCATGTACCTGTCCGAGTCGCTGCAGGGCGACCCGATCGCCGTGACCGGGTCCGCCCTGGTCCCTACGGCACCGGCCCCCGCCGAGGGCCGGAACGCGGTCGCCGTGGCCCACGGCACCACGGGCATCTCCGATGTGTGCGCTCCGTCGCGGGACCCTTACGAGAGCCTCGACCTCGGCATGATCAGCGGGTCGCCGTTCCCGGTGCTGGCGTTCTCCGACTACGAGGGCCTCGGCACACCCGGTCGCCACCCCTATCTGGTGGGTGAGAGCGAGGGGCGTGGCACGCTTGACTCCCTGAAGGCCGCCCGGCAGCTGCCCGACGCCGAGGTCGGCGACCGCTACGGCATCTGGGGCTACTCCCAGGGCGGCCACGCGGCGATGTTCGCCCACCAGCTGGCCGAGGAGTGGGGACCCGACGACATGGACCTCGTGGGCACCGTCGCCGGCGCACCTGCCACCGAGATGCCGATGATCTTCCAATCGGCCGGCTCGCAGCCGGGCTCCGGGTTCTTCTACATGATCATCGCCGGCTTCGAGGCCGCCTACCCCGAGGCCGACCCGTCCCTCATCCTCACCCCGGCCGGCGTCGAGATCCTCGACGCGGTGGACAGGGGCTGTACCGGGGGCGGGATCTTCGCCGCCGCCGCGAGCCGGCCGACGAGCGAGCTGCTGCAGGCCGGCTACGTCGAGGCCAACCCCTGGCCCGAGCTGATGGAGGCCAACAACCCGGGCACGGTGGCCACCGACGACCCGCTGCTGATCCTCCACAGCGCCGCCGACGAGATCGTGCTGGCGACGTTCAGCGAGTTGACGTTCGAGCGGCTGTGCGAGCTCGGCCAGGTCGTGGAGCGCCGGGTGTACGAGCAGGGCGATGGCCACAACGCGGCGTCGGTCGACGCCGCTCTCGACGGGTTCGCCTGGCTGGACAGTCTGTTCAAGGGCGACGTCGAGCCCGTCGACGGCTGTCCGTGA
- a CDS encoding ATP synthase delta/epsilon chain alpha-helix domain-containing protein, producing the protein MAELRSQIDADRTRAAKERAGAELRNGDDAEAQAALRRADVRLAAVEGRGAHALTPFRYAPAWGRLRRWRTCVRWLPPS; encoded by the coding sequence GTGGCCGAGCTACGCAGCCAGATCGACGCCGACCGGACCCGCGCCGCCAAGGAGCGGGCTGGAGCCGAGCTTCGCAACGGCGACGACGCCGAGGCCCAGGCCGCCCTGCGGCGGGCCGACGTGCGCCTCGCGGCCGTCGAGGGGCGCGGCGCTCACGCACTGACCCCCTTTCGGTACGCACCGGCGTGGGGCAGACTGCGCAGGTGGCGGACGTGCGTGCGGTGGTTGCCGCCGTCCTGA
- a CDS encoding CoA transferase, with protein sequence MTAPLAGVRVVEVATHVFVPIAGGVLTEWGAEVTKIEHPVTGDPYRGLVTAGLHHLHDGVDPYFQMANRGKKSVGVDLKHPEGREILSKLVAEADVFLTNVRVNARRRLRIDVEDIRADNASIIYVRGTAFGAQGPDGHRGGYDGGVYWGRTGMQHVFTPPGEVWPPAGPRPAFGDVVGGLIIAGAISTALYGRKATGQPSVVDTSLYAAGLWQIQPDIVNAKIGNTHAIAGKPGGQNRYEAWNPLVLSYPTADGRFVGLMMLEPDGRWRELCKALGRPELADDPRFANATVRQENSRACVETLEAIFAEHDLAEWRVLLDDFDGQWTPIQTPADVHDDPQAQANGFIADVEMITGNTLPMVTSPVQFDEQTNSPARAPEHGEHTEDVLLTLGYTWEDIAGFKAHGAIV encoded by the coding sequence ATGACGGCTCCCCTTGCCGGCGTCCGCGTAGTGGAAGTGGCGACGCACGTGTTCGTGCCGATCGCCGGCGGCGTTCTCACGGAATGGGGCGCGGAGGTCACCAAGATCGAGCACCCCGTCACGGGCGATCCGTACCGGGGGCTGGTGACAGCCGGGCTCCATCACCTGCACGACGGCGTCGATCCCTACTTCCAGATGGCCAACCGCGGGAAGAAGTCCGTCGGTGTCGACCTGAAGCACCCCGAGGGCCGGGAGATCCTGTCCAAACTGGTGGCGGAGGCGGACGTCTTCCTCACCAATGTGCGGGTCAACGCCCGCCGGCGCCTGAGGATCGACGTCGAGGACATCCGTGCCGACAACGCATCGATCATCTACGTGCGGGGCACGGCGTTCGGCGCCCAAGGTCCCGACGGCCATCGAGGCGGCTACGACGGCGGTGTCTACTGGGGCCGCACGGGCATGCAGCACGTGTTCACGCCGCCGGGCGAGGTCTGGCCGCCGGCGGGTCCACGGCCGGCGTTCGGTGATGTCGTCGGCGGCCTGATCATCGCAGGCGCCATCAGCACGGCGCTCTACGGCCGGAAGGCCACGGGCCAGCCCTCGGTGGTGGACACCTCGCTGTACGCGGCGGGCCTCTGGCAGATCCAGCCCGACATCGTGAACGCGAAGATCGGCAACACCCACGCAATCGCTGGCAAGCCGGGCGGCCAGAACCGGTACGAAGCATGGAACCCGCTCGTGCTGTCGTACCCGACCGCCGACGGTCGGTTCGTCGGGCTGATGATGCTCGAGCCCGACGGGCGGTGGCGTGAGCTGTGCAAGGCCCTGGGTCGTCCCGAGCTGGCAGATGACCCTCGGTTCGCGAACGCCACCGTCCGGCAGGAGAACTCACGGGCCTGTGTGGAGACGCTGGAGGCGATCTTCGCCGAGCACGACCTGGCTGAGTGGCGGGTACTGCTGGACGACTTCGACGGGCAGTGGACGCCGATCCAGACACCGGCCGACGTGCACGACGATCCACAGGCCCAGGCGAACGGGTTCATCGCCGACGTGGAGATGATCACCGGCAACACGCTTCCGATGGTGACCTCGCCAGTGCAGTTCGACGAGCAAACCAACTCGCCGGCTCGGGCGCCGGAGCACGGGGAGCACACCGAGGACGTTCTGCTCACCCTCGGTTACACGTGGGAAGACATCGCGGGCTTCAAGGCCCACGGCGCCATCGTCTGA